The Neofelis nebulosa isolate mNeoNeb1 chromosome 1, mNeoNeb1.pri, whole genome shotgun sequence sequence AATAATGAATTTAAACAGTCATTAACTGTCTGCTCTGATCCTCGAGAACCAGTGGAGAGGGAGGAACGGCCCAAGACAGAGTAGAAAAACAACAAATCCAGATCTCCGCATTTTCCCCAAAGCTGGGACCTGTACAAAGATGGGCGCATGCACACATCTGTCCATCAGCCTAGAGGATGCTGCTGGTTGAGTCTTCCGCAGGATTTTCCTAATCACGAATTGCAAGATGAAACTAAGTCTCCCCCTAGAAAACCCAGGCGGACGTATCAACCTGCCCATTTCCTTCCAGCATCAGTATGACCACATGCTCCACGCTGCTTGCCCTGGGAATGATGCCGCTGTGCCTCTTTATCTATACCAAAATGTGGGTCGACTCTGGGACCATCATAATTCCCTTTGATAACATAGGTAAGTCATTCCTCTGCAAGCTTTCTGAATATTACCCTCCTGTTCTCTGTTAACCTCGGGCCAGGCCCAGACCCAGCTAGTGTCTACCTCTCGAACCAGTGGCCGTCTTTACCCAATCAGGATTTCGTTACAGGTCATGCCTGCGACTGAATGAGGGTTGGCAGAATCCAAACCCCAAACTTTGACCCCAAGGGAGAACCTGGTTTTCCTCACTTCAGGTACCAGAGGGAGGGCTGACTCAAGGCACAGCCATCTGGACCTGAGGAAGCCAAAATTGCTGATGCGCAAGAGGCTATGTCCTTCCCGTAACGCTCAGTACCATAGTTCACAGGAACATGAGTTTACTCCCAGACACGCAGATAGAAGAAATATAacgtaaatatatatacacacattccaCTAATGATTTAAAATTAGGACACCTAGTGAGCAATCGTGGGTGTGGTGCTGGGAAACTACCCAACGAAACGTAATATAGGTAACATTCGACTGTGAGCCACATCTTGACTCAGAAGTTCGTTGCCTGGTACAGTCTGTACGTGGTGCCCCAGGAGTCAAATCTACCAGTCATGACTCTGTTTCCACTCATTTTGCTCCGAGATgttcacccccaccccaaaggggcttttttttttccagtttccgGTTCAACAGATAGTGGTGAGAAATTAAGTCGTTTGTGTAACACGGGGTCAAGGGTAAGACAAGACAGCTCCTGGCTTTCTCAAACCAGGCATTTCCCACACAGTTGTAGTCATAAAAGATGAGATATAGGTGAGATAGTTCTCTTGCAAACAGGTTGTAGGGTGACTCCACAGAATCCCCTGCTACGCCTCATGCTCCTTAACTCTCAGTCTGCTCCCTTGGAAAGCACCTTCCTTCAGGTTCAACAATGTAGACTTCCTGCATTGCAGGCCTCTCAAAGAACCTGTCTCTTGAGTGAGGACTTTTAATTCTATTATTACTTATtgtttaacaaaataatttaagcTTCAAAATATTCTCgtcgaggggcgcctgagtggctcagtcagttaagtgtctgacttcagctcaggtcatgatctcgtggttcatgagttcaagccccaagtcaggctctgtgctgtcagctcagtctagagcctgcttcggattctgtgtcaccctctgtcTGCcgcctccccctcttgcactctgtctctcactctgtttctaaaataaacattaaaagaaaattctcttcGTGATATTCATTCCCTTCTGGAAAATACTTCATGGCTATATTGAATAATTCTAACTGTAGTGTGAATGACTTATAACacgtcctttaaaaaaaaaaaaatatttgtttgtttatttatttattttgagacagagagagagcagcaagcagaggagggcagagagagggagagagaatccaaagcaggccccacaaCACCAGTGAACAGTGTGACAAGgagttcaatctcacaaaccccagagatcatgagctgagctgaaatcaagagttggatacttaaatgactgagccacccaggtgcccagcactTCCTTTAATGTGAATACATtttgaaaggaacagaaaatgagaCAGAGTAATTAGCACCTCCGTGGAGATAACGGTCATCAGGAAAGAGGTCagggcaaaaagaaaagagaaaagggcaagatttttaaaactgttaaatgAGTTAGCAAAAACAAAGATACTGACTCTGCTTATTCACCATTTTACCCAGGCCTGTTTTCCAACCTAACCTTCTTGCTATTGGTTTTTCTAGTCCGTTAAGACAACAACCCAATCACTTCACAAGTTGTGCTCGTTACTTTTTAgacaaggaaactaaggcccagggTAAAGGTTTAATTTGCCCCAAATGAGCGCTGAGCTGGAAATGCCCCCTGGTCTTCACATTCTCTCTGTGGTCAGCGCTGCCCAGCCCAAGTTCCACACAATGCCCACCCCACTGTGCAGGTGCAGCACCATAGCTGAGCCCTTCCCATAGGGGGTTGGGGTGGAAGAGGGCGTCTCCCCAGCCTGTGCCACTGAGAACACGGAGACCAGCGGCTGTGGGGTGCTGTCCCTGCTCCCCTCTGCTGTCTGTTTAAAAGTGCCCAACGCTAAGAACCGTATACCTGCTTCATCACCTAATTCCCACGGCAGCTGCGTGAGCTACTTATAATTCTACCCGCTTCACAAAGGGGGACAccagggcacagagaggctgtACAGTTTGCAGCCTTCCCACAGTTGGTCAGGTTCGGACCCCAGTCCCTCTGGCTCCAGTCCATGACTGTCCTCCTCTTGCTTTTATCcgtctttctttcctcccagacCTGCTCTGGGAACTCAAAACAAAAAGGCCACATTACAGTTCCAGTGGCCCAACTGCTTTCCCATCGAACTGGACGGGCGTTAGACACGTGCTATACGGGCACActaggaagggggagaaggagagagaaactttACCCCACGGGGAGTCAAGAATCACACCAACCCACCTTTCTGGGTGGGAACCACACACTGAATTTGAGGAAGGGCAAAGAGTGTCTTTAATGGCCAACTTCTGGTTCCAGAAAAACTGTCTCTGGCCTCACCCAGTTGGCAGAGGAAACACAATTTGGGCAGGTGGTCCGTACATTCATCCCGTAGCCTTGGGCCTCCCCAGAGAGGTAAAGACTCTCAGCAGGAGGGGCCCCAGCCTGGTGAAGCAGCAGGGGAAGGGAGCCCCTTTCACAGAAGggacacattaaaaatatactatacCCTAACCACACTGGCATCCCAAGCACAGTATCTGCACCTGGATGTAAGCTACCAGAATACAATCAATTCGGATCAAGACGGTTTCAACTGGAGGCCTACAAACTTGCCACAATTTAGGGAATAGTCTGGACACCCCAGGGAAGAAGTCTCCTCCCAAAGCAGCAGGATGTAAGGATACCCAAAGGAGGTTTTTCTGGAAGCTCTTACCAGTATGACCATCAACCACTCTTTTCCATATCCTGTGTTCCACCATTTTCTcctaccatctttttttttttcctgttttaggtTTTCCCAGCCATTACTTAATCCCTTTGAGTAATTTCTGGGACAAAGTAACTGCTGACCTTTATACTGCAAGGAGGACCAGAAGGCTACAAAGAAATTATGTTTTCATCACTGTTgtgttcattttaaattcatgtttgcAGCCCTGGGATCTAGAATCCATTTTCCGGTCCTCATAGAATCTCCTCCAATGCAGAGCAACAACCACCCTCGAAACTTCATGATTCGATTGCACTTTCCCCTCCTGCTTTAAAAGGATATTTGACAAAGAAACAGACCATGAGAAGTTGAGGTTGTTGGCACACAATTATGTAAAAGCAGTGATTGGacaaaaaatagttaaataacaTGGGGTAACAAACCATCATGCGATGGGAACAGCAGTAAATTTAACACAGGGAAATTGAAGCATGGCTCTTTTATCTGGCTGGGTGAGCACGTTCCTGCAAAGAATTATAATTGCTTGAGAGGTCGCCAAATATATGATCtcacagaaaatttaaagcaTGCTTTTTTCAACCTCCTCTCTCACCTCTCTGCTGTAGATTTGAAGACCCGAACTCAGTCTTAACCAGAAGTCATCAGCCCACAGAATGCCTGGAGAATTCTGaactttttgtttggtttccaCTGCCGTGATGTAACAGGCAGACATAAAATACCCATGTACACCCCAAGAacataaagacacacacaaagtTTAGAAAGGTATTTTTCCCAGGATACCAAGATCCAGAGACCAAAGAAGCCAAGATTTTGACAAACTGAAAGTGAAAGATTGGCAGTGTAAAGAACCCTAAGAGGGATTTGTACCATCCATGTTAGCAATGCTTCACCAGGAAGATTAAATCTTCTGCCGGGGTGGATCAAGGAGGGTTTTATTACTGTTTTGCTTGAGTCTGTTTTGTGGATTCAAGAAGGGGGACTGATATACTACCTAAGCCTTTTGCAGGCTGCTTActgttttgtcttcctttttcctgGGCTACATATTTTGTTGATCAAACTGCTCTCCTGTCATTTTCAGGTACGTCTTTGGTCGCTCTTGTTGTTCCTGTTTCCATTGGAATATTTGTTAACCACAAATGGCCCCACAAAGCCAAGATCATTCTTAAGGTAAGTGCCCCATGCCATAGGTTGCAAATGCTCCACAGTGTGAGTTTCAATAATTGATCTTTCCAGCGACAAAACCGGGTTTTTTCAGTATATCATAAACCTCCATCTAGCGAGACTTCAAGTTGTTAGACATTGCAGTGCGCTCTTCCAGAGTGCCCTTCCTGGTCCCACCTACAGGGCAGGATTCTATCcaactcaaatgccacctcctgcTTTTACTCTACCCTCTACTCCCAGGGCACCTTGCTCTGATCTCTGTTCTGTGGGTTTGTACTATAAAATGTATCTAGACAGCtgttctcaaaaatagatgagaTGCTTCTTATCTCTGAATCCATATGGCCAGTTCAGCATCTGGCAATTGGTAGATATTAGTACCCATTAGTAATTAGTAACCACTCATTAGTAACCATTCATTCCCCATCAGGAACTATATTCTAGCTAGTTGGTATGGATATGGATAAAGTGGTATAGATATAGACACAGAtgatataaatacagaaataaatgcagataaagatagatatagatggaGACATATATATATCCTACTGATTGGAAGACAAAATAAGCTAGttggtgttctttatttttctggacaaaaaaaaaagttataatctCCAAATTTTCTTGctgtgaaaataagaaaacagtaacaacagtGGCTTTtgtttatatatgattttttaacttttggagagTTTTATATCCCTTTTCTCATTATCATCATCACAAAAGGCGTCTTGGGCAAGACTTTATCCTCAAGTACACATGAGGAAAGCAAGACTAAGAGACGTTGTAAGACTTACCaaaggaaggagagcaggaaGATTTCAATCCGGAAGCCAGGTCTTCCAGTTCTTCCTGAGTGGGTTTTGTTCTCGATCACAGCTGTCAGGTCTGCTTGTGTCTTCCTTCCAGATCGGGTCCATCACAGGTGCAATCCTTATCGTGCTCATAGCTGTCGTTGGAGGAATTCTATACCAGAGCGCCTGGATCATCGCTCCCAAACTGTGGATCATAGGGATGTTATTTCCTTTGGCTGGTTACTCCCTAGGGTTTTTACTGGCTAGAATAGCCGGTCAGTCCTGGCACAGGTATGATGTTTTGATCAATCAGACTGGGAATCTGCTTCTGTAATGGCTGTTGTAttcatttgctagggctgctataGAGAAGTACCCCAGCCAGagtggcttaaacagaaatttaaggTCTTACGGTTTTGAGGTTAAAAGTCCAAGAAGCAACGTGTCAGCAAGATGCTTCCTTTGGAGGGATGTGAGGGGGAATctgtcccaggcctctctccttggcttgaagATGGCTGTCTTCACACTGTCTTCCTTCTAGAAGTGCCTCTGTGCCCAAACTTCCCcttcctataaggacaccagtcatattggattagggctcaccctaatcATGTTATCTTAGCCAAGTATATCTGCAGTGACCCAATTTCCAActcaggtcacattctgaggtcctgggggtcaAGACTGCAGCATATGCATTTGGGAAGACACAATTCAACCATAACAGCTATAAATACTGATAAGAAATTCAAAATCTTTCACCTGTAATAACATTCACCCAATCATTCTAAATAGACTCAGGTCCCCCAGAAATAAAATACTGACCGACTCTTTTGCTCAGATTCTTGGGGACCATTCCCCACACAATGCAGACTGAGTCCTTCCATTGTCTCACGTCCTTATTCTCCAGACAGAATAACTTCAACAAAAGCACTTAGGGTGGCCTGGTGACAAGGGGCCCTCCATCCAGCAACAGGAGGAGCTCATCACCCCAAGGTGCAAACATCAGAGCTGGGTTTAGCATGGACGAGTCTAGCACCAAGTAAAAACTTTTCCTCCCCTGCCAGACCATCTGAGCCAataggcagaaagaaaagcaggtgtCGCAGCTGCAGCATGCCAGACATTGAGAAAGAGACGAGCAGGGCTGGGCAGTGGGGGGTGTTACACGTCGTCAGGCTGATCTGGGCTTGCACTCTGACCCACCGCCAACTGACCTTGGGAACCCCAGGGCAGGCACTCACTCTTCCTCTGACTTTTCTCATCTGGAGAACGGAGCAGTACCACCTTCCTGGCAGACTTTTATCCAGCTTTcatcagaaaaacaaagccaattTAACAATGAAGCAACTATAACACTCTATCTTGAGTGTCTTCTCagcccctgctctgtgctctgcaCTGGTACCAAGGGCATAAttggaaagaatgaaaggaacCCCCTTTGAATTCATGGAACACTAATATAAATGATCCTGCTCTTttcatatgtatgtttttatttacatatatatctgctttaagtgaatatatattaagcaatattacactgtacgttaactaactaaaatttaaattaaaaaatatgttcacctaaaaaataaataaaagataaatgtatatatttattcaacatgtaattttatttgtactgaataaatatattatttgttaataaatattattatataacataatataaataaatattatctttatatataaggttatgtacatacatatacacatatatacatatatatgatgtgtacatacatattatatatatatatatcatacacacatacacatatagatatattCCACTGCTCAATGGGCAAAATAAGCTAGTCAGTGTTCTGTGTTTCTCTGGACAAAATGATGTCAAAAactctaaattttctttaatgtgaaaaggagaaaacagcaaCAGCGGTTTTTGTTTGcatatgtttttttaacttttgtgatGTTTTATATCACTTTTCTCATGATCATAACAATCATAAAAGGTGACTAAGCCAAGATTGTATCtatgtatatagagagagaatatttGTGCATActgtatataatcatatatattaagaaattatctATCCATGTAGTATAAGTAAAAgaatatgttgaataaatatatacgTTAAAAGCAGATAGCGAgctacatacacatacacatataagcACTTGTTCTCATTGTATCTGCTTTCAGTGCCATGCAATAACAAAGCACAAAATAATGACCATAAGAGCATAAATCCTCTCAACGCGTCTTGCAGGTGCCGAACAGTTGCTTTGGAAACGGGGATGCAGAACACTCAGCTGTGCTCCACTATCGTGCAGCTCTCCTTCACCCAGGAGGAGCTCAACGTCGTGTTCACTTTCCCGCTCATCTACAGCATTTTCCAGCTCGCCTTTGCGGGAATCTTCCTAGGCAGTAAGGAATAATGCTGATCACATGGCCCCGGTGATACTCCCCTTTGAGAGACCCTCAAGTGGATAATGTGGCATTGTGTTCgatcacctttttcttttttctttttttttttttttttttttttttggcggtgAATCGTAGAAGTTAAATTAAGTTCCTTTTCGTGGGTGGAGAAATAAAGGGGTGGGAAAAGTCATCTCTACTGTTACCACGAATTCCCAACAGCTAATGAAAAGGTGGCAATTTTATCAGAAGATTTTCGTAAAGATTATTGTTAAGTGAAAAGTAAGAGAGGTTCATTCATCTCCAcgaacttttctttttctccagtaaTTAGGGAGGCATATTAACCTGTTAGGACCATTTTATTGTGTGTCTTTCTATATGCTTCTAAGAACCCCGAACTGGCTGTTTTTTCCAAATCATCATCTTCATATGCTTTGTAAATATAGGATATTTTTCACAAAAGTGGTATTCAAGAGATATTTATCAGGCTAAGTTATATTAGAAGACAGATACAGgagcatgtgcacatgtacatGTATTATATAACATCCATATAATTAGAAGAGTTAAGGCAAACATGTTCTTTATTTTAGGGACTAGGGATAGCTAATCtgattttttagaagtttatttatttatttgtttttttatttatttattttgagagagagatatacagacagagagagaacgagctggggagggacagattgagaggggacagaggatctgaagcgggatctgtgctgacaacacaaagactgatgtggggctcaaacacaaactgtgagatcatgacctgaactgaagtcagacgctcaactgactgagccacccaggtgcccctaatctgaTGTTTAATTTTACTCTGCTGTCGCATACACTTCTGATCCTTGGCCCCTGCCACCTGCTGGCCTTCACCTAGGTGAAGCTTTCCTTACATTTTGTTCTCCAAGGATTCATGATGTCTagcctctatttttaaattttatcttctctttaaAACGAGACTGATATTTTATGCTTCGTAGCAATTTAAGGGAGGTTATATAGTGAAGGTGAATGACAGAAATAATGGGAATGTTATGTTATAGACTGCCTGGCTGTCCAGTGTTGTTTGGGTTTGGTTTAATTTTTCACTTGGCTCTCAAGTTCTCAAGCTCTCATATTCAACTTGCCTATGGGTACTAATCGTTCTCTGTATTACTGTCTTGAGTGTTATCCTCAAAGCAGAGTTTTCCTTCTAGTATAAAAGACTCCCTGGATCCATTTGAAACTTTCCACTGATTTATCACTGACACAGGAGACAGGAGTCCATGGCCTAATTACTCTGTTGTCTTGTATGATAAAGACATATAGCCAATTTGGGTACCTTGAGGTTTTTCCACATAATTAGCTAGTGATGTCTACTAGAAATCCAGAGAAAGCAGACTGGCTGATGGAACAATTAAGTGAATTTACTAGTTGAATAACTAACTCAAAAGGGATTAGTAGATAAGTGGAAGGAATGATGGGAAGGCAGGTGCTGGTATTGGTCTTATACTTTCCCACATTTTTATAAGTAAGAATAAAGACGAGGAAGCCATATTTGTTGATACATACAATGCCTGGAAACATATTTTGGTGAAAGAATTTTTTGGAACTAAGAAAGTAAGGAAAGAAGggaatgagggaggaagagaaggagaaagaaaggaaggacagaaagaaggaaagaggaaggaaggaaggaaggaaggaaggaaggaaggaaaggaaaggaaaggaaaggaaaggaaaggaaaggaaaggaaaggaaaggaaaggaaaggaaaggaaaggaaaggaaaggaaaggaaagggaagggaagggaagggaagggaagggaagggaagggaagggaagggaagggaagggaaaaagaaagaagaaagaagaaagagtatAAATAATTTGGTTAAATAGAATTAGTGGTGTACGTGTGTTGAAGGGGTCCTGGCTGAAAATAGTTTGTAATAAAACTGTTGGGCTATTTTAATTAACCAAAAGCTCAATTCAATAGATTCAATAGCTCAGTGCCTTCAAAATTAATGTATTATAGAAGTGCAGGGACCAACAAGGAGACTTGGATCTTGACATACTAAGACCTTTGAAGCACTCCTGAGCACTGACTATTCTCCCAGGGCCATACTAGGTACCttactattttatttcacttaatgttcACAACTGCATTATGAGATAGACATTATTATGTACCGATTTTAAGTGTGAAGTTCCAATGATATAAtactttttctgcctctgttgacTTTGTAACCaatgagaaggagaagaaaaaaaaatcatatatttagaTAACAAAACAGCACTCATTCAGATAAAACTTAATTAGAAAATATGGCTTGAAAACCAACGGGGCCTATGAAgaccacccctctcccctgccccatacATGGGCCCATAGCGCTTGTCTACACACATACACTGCTCTGCTCCCCTTGCCGGGCAGTGTGCCCAGGTGAGCTGGCCTCAAAACTATGCTGATAGATGCACTGCCACCAGAGACCAGCAGCTTCCCAGAAGACAGGAAGGCTGATCCCAGCTCAGCCAAGTCTCCCGCTTCGGGGGAAGAAAGGAGTCaagtcagggagagacagagtgtgattccAGCACAAGTCCTCCCACACAGAGCACTAGACCTAGGTGTTGGACCCTGCACCGTAGCATGGACCCTATTTACTGAGGACTGTAATAACTAGGAGGTGGTGGGCACAGAATACATGCCTGCTGTCATTCTTGACGAGCACCCACCGCAGGGCTGATGCCTGCAGAAGCCATGTGAGCAAGTGCTCCCCAGGGCTGTGCTCCAGGTCTTCCAGAAGTACCATGACTGGCTGTGCAACCTAAGAATGGCTTCTGCTCTCTCTAAGCAGCCCTCAGCCTACAGGAAGTGCAAGCTGATATCTGAGCCATAGATTATGATCACTGCCCAAAGAAAGTTTGCAGCTAATTGATACGAACCTTGATTAACCTCCTGTGTATTGCCTT is a genomic window containing:
- the SLC10A2 gene encoding ileal sodium/bile acid cotransporter; the encoded protein is MRVTIWAPNPAMNNSTGCSASATVCNGSSCVLTESNFNNILSVVLSTVLTILLAMVMFSMGCNVEIKKFLGHVKRPWGICVGFLCQFGIMPLTGFILSVAFDILPVQAVVVLIMGCCPGGTASNILAYWVDGDMDLSISMTTCSTLLALGMMPLCLFIYTKMWVDSGTIIIPFDNIGTSLVALVVPVSIGIFVNHKWPHKAKIILKIGSITGAILIVLIAVVGGILYQSAWIIAPKLWIIGMLFPLAGYSLGFLLARIAGQSWHRCRTVALETGMQNTQLCSTIVQLSFTQEELNVVFTFPLIYSIFQLAFAGIFLGIYVAYKKCHGKNDMEFPESKDIETVSGSSFSKVNGGFQPDNK